In a single window of the Entelurus aequoreus isolate RoL-2023_Sb linkage group LG16, RoL_Eaeq_v1.1, whole genome shotgun sequence genome:
- the plekhj1 gene encoding pleckstrin homology domain-containing family J member 1, whose protein sequence is MRFNEKEMVHLSRQPSEMVAELGMRGPKKGDVVKRRMVKLVVNFLFYSRPDEEEPVGALLLEQCRVEKENSLTFSIAFLEEAERKYLFECNSEEQCSKWMDSIIKASYEFMRRNLIFYRTEIHRLTGKDPLEQYGISDEARFQVTNGLQHTPRDASSM, encoded by the exons ATGCGCTTCAACGAGAAGGAGATGGTGCATTTAAGCCGCCAGCCGTCAGAAATGGTCGCTGAGCTGGGGATGCGAGGACCCAAGAAAGGCGACG TTGTGAAGAGGAGGATGGTGAAACTTGTTGTGAACTTCCTCTTCTATTCTAGGCCTGATGAAGAAGAA CCTGTTGGAGCTTTGCTGTTGGAGCAGTGCAGGGTGGAGAAGGAGAACAGCCTGACATTTTCCATTG CATTTTTAGAAGAGGCAGAAAGGAAATATCTTTTTGAGTGTAATTCAGAGGAGCAGTGCAGCAAGTGGATGGACTCCATTATCAAGGCCAG CTATGAGTTCATGAGGAGGAACCTCATATTCTACAGAACTGAGATCCACAGGCTGACTGGCAAG GATCCACTGGAGCAGTACGGTATTTCAGACGAAGCTCGCTTTCAAGTCACAAATGGTCTTCAACATACACCGAGAGACGCCTCTTCGATGTAG